The following proteins come from a genomic window of Lolium rigidum isolate FL_2022 chromosome 5, APGP_CSIRO_Lrig_0.1, whole genome shotgun sequence:
- the LOC124654454 gene encoding protein FAR1-RELATED SEQUENCE 3-like, giving the protein MHASKIYTPNMFGLFKVHMFQSGSYIVQEVIDGQRFIVKHIFAEKREKWSRTECEVIFDPGRETFKCECVMYEHMEMLCGHALRVMISLGITEIPASHIMRRWTRDAYRDMPAHLMIYQNDSPAMKSTSFCHSALYRTAIEIVQMADTNPESYEVAMSHFLDAMPILSETSKIKDGLGLEERLHASGQQIQDQGDRYESSSLRPNMVAPPKRKELGRPTTARSWPGYEKVSVPRIKFCTICRSRSHRSNGCPSNWNKKPRREAHCSNCGIAGHRKTNCLTTNY; this is encoded by the exons ATGCATGCGAGCAAGATTTACACGCCAAACATGTTTGGCTTGTTCAAGGTACACATGTTCCAGTCGGGGTCATATATTGTGCAGGAGGTAATTGATGGACAAAGGTTCATTGTGAAGCACATATTCGCCGAGAAGAGAGAGAAATGGTCCCGGACAGAGTGTGAGGTTATTTTTGATCCCGGGAGAGAGACTTTTAAGTGTGAGTGTGTAATGTACGAGCACATGGAAATGTTGTGCGGCCATGCACTCAGG GTTATGATCAGTCTAGGTATAACAGAAATACCTGCAAGCCACATCATGAGGAGGTGGACCAGAGATGCATACCGTGACATGCCTGCACATCTTATGATATATCAAAATGACAGCCCTGCTATGAAATCCACGAGCTTCTGCCACTCAGCTTTATACAGAACTGCAATTGAGATTGTTCAGATGGCCGACACTAATCCTGAGTCATACGAGGTAGCAATGTCCCACTTTTTAGATGCCATGCCTATCCTATCAGAAACAAGCAAGATCAAAGATGGCCTTGGGCTGGAAGAGAGACTTCATGCATCAGGCCAGCAAATACAAGACCAAGGAGACAGATACGAGAGCAGCAGTCTACGCCCAAACATGGTTGCTCCTCCCAAAAGGAAAGAGTTGGGGCGACCAACCACAGCAAGAAGCTGGCCTGGGTACGAGAAGGTTAGTGTGCCGAGGATCAAATTTTGCACCATATGCCGTAGTAGGAGCCATAGGTCGAATGGGTGCCCATCGAACTGGAACAAGAAGCCCCGGCGAGAGGCGCATTGCTCCAATTGTGGTATTGCTGGTCATAGGAAGACCAATTGTTTGACAACCAATTACTAG